From a region of the Fischerella sp. JS2 genome:
- a CDS encoding glutamate synthase-related protein: protein MNKKSVNQDQDMRFADNSQQCTYQGQRWLVEERDACGVGFIAHRLNHASHEIVSKALAALTCLEHRGGCSADQDSGDGAGILTAIPWELFQQDFATRGIELPSNNNVAVGMIFLPQNPQAAQKAKAVVEQVAAEEKLTVLGWRVIPVQPDLLGIQAKENQPQIEQVFLVSADKSGDELERQLYITRRLIAKAIRNHNHNWSEEFYICSLSTRTIVYKGMVRSAVLGDFYLDLKNSAYQSAFAVYHRRFSTNTMPKWPLAQPMRLLGHNGEINTLLGNINWMTARQASLEHPLWSDRIEELKPFVNINNSDSATLDNVFELLVRSGRSPLEALMIMVPEAYQNQPSLRDYPEIVDFYEYYSGLQEAWDGPALLVFSDGRKVGATLDRNGLRPARYCITRDDYIIVASEAGVVSLDEASIIEKGRLGPGQMIAVDLESNEILKNWEIKQRIAKKQPYGEWLQQHRQELKTLVDGHWSSVNGNGVHANRHRTTTNQQPTTNIDRQTLLRHQIAFGYTTEDVEMVIQPMAIDGKEPTFCMGDDIPLAVLSEKPHLLYDYFKQRFAQVTNPAIDPLREKLVMSLKVELGERGNLLNPKPEYARRLKLESPVLTQTELQAIKNSEFTTAELSTLFTIAQGPEELKAAVKSLQSKATEAVRAGAKILVLSDRAGEGISSEYSYIPPLLAVGAVHHHLIEEGLRMKASLVVDTAQCWSTHHFACLIGYGAGAVCPYMALETVRDWWADPKTQQFMERGKIATLTLEQAIGNYRQAVENGLLKILSKMGISLLSSYQAAQIFEAIGIGGDLLQLGFKGTTSRIGGLSVTDLAQEVLSFHSKAFPELTTKKLENLGFVNYRPGGEYHMNSPELAKALHKAVDGKNYDHYEVYKKYLQQRPLTALRDLLDFQSDRAPIAIEEVEPVSEIVKRFCTGGMSLGALSREAHETLAIAMNRIGGKSNSGEGGEDPVRFTVLDDVDASGHSPTLAHLKGLRNGDTASSAIKQVASGRFGVTPEYLMSAKQIEIKIAQGAKPGEGGQLPGKKVSPYIAMLRRSKPGVTLISPPPHHDIYSIEDLAQLIFDLHQINPKAQVSVKLVAEIGIGTIAAGVAKANADIIQVSGHDGGTGASPLSSIKHAGSPWELGLTEVHRVLMENSLRDRVILRVDGGIKSGWDVIMGALMGAEEFGFGSIAMIAEGCIMARICHTNNCPVGVASQREELRKRFTGMPEHVVNFFYFIAEEVRSLLARLGYRSLLDLVGRADLLKARQDVHLNKTQALNLDCLLQLPSSKTDRSWLVHEEVHSNGVVLDDQLLADPEIQAAISNHTVVTKTVPVVNTDRTVGTRLAGAIASQYGDDGFRGQIHLNFQGSVGQSFGAFNLPGMILTLEGEANDYVGKGMNGGEIIIKPPAIANYDLSQNVIIGNTCLYGATGGMLFANGLAGERFAVRNSKGTAVIEGAGDHCCEYMTGGVVVVLGKVGRNVGAGMTGGLAYFLDEDDSFPELVNREIVTIQRVMTAAGEKQLKELIAAYLHRTESPKAKMILENWQEFLPKFWQLVPPSEADGPEANPQQEKQLSPV, encoded by the coding sequence ATGAATAAAAAATCGGTGAATCAAGACCAGGACATGAGATTTGCGGATAATTCACAGCAGTGTACCTACCAAGGACAAAGGTGGCTAGTTGAAGAAAGAGATGCGTGTGGTGTGGGTTTTATTGCCCACCGTTTAAATCATGCTAGTCACGAAATTGTCTCAAAAGCTTTAGCAGCTTTAACTTGTCTGGAACACCGAGGTGGTTGCAGTGCTGATCAAGACTCTGGTGACGGTGCAGGAATTTTGACCGCTATTCCCTGGGAGTTGTTCCAACAAGATTTTGCCACACGGGGAATAGAACTTCCTAGTAATAATAATGTTGCTGTGGGGATGATATTCTTACCACAAAATCCCCAAGCCGCACAAAAGGCTAAAGCTGTAGTTGAGCAAGTAGCCGCTGAAGAAAAATTAACTGTACTAGGTTGGAGAGTAATACCAGTACAACCGGATTTATTGGGTATACAAGCGAAAGAAAATCAACCCCAAATCGAACAAGTTTTTTTAGTATCTGCTGATAAGAGTGGTGACGAACTAGAACGGCAATTGTATATTACCCGTCGCCTGATCGCTAAAGCCATCCGCAATCACAATCACAACTGGTCAGAAGAATTTTATATTTGTTCTCTGTCTACTCGTACAATTGTCTACAAAGGCATGGTGCGTTCAGCAGTTTTGGGAGATTTTTATCTCGATTTAAAAAACTCAGCTTATCAAAGTGCTTTTGCTGTATATCACCGTCGCTTTAGCACCAATACCATGCCCAAGTGGCCATTAGCACAACCGATGCGCCTTTTGGGTCACAACGGCGAAATCAACACCTTGTTGGGTAATATCAACTGGATGACAGCCAGACAAGCAAGTTTAGAGCATCCGTTGTGGAGCGATCGCATTGAGGAACTCAAGCCCTTTGTCAATATTAATAACAGTGATTCGGCAACCTTAGATAATGTCTTTGAGTTATTGGTTCGTTCCGGTCGTAGCCCCCTGGAAGCCCTGATGATCATGGTTCCAGAAGCCTATCAAAATCAACCATCTCTGCGTGATTACCCGGAGATTGTCGATTTCTATGAATACTACAGTGGTCTACAGGAAGCATGGGACGGGCCAGCACTTTTGGTATTTAGCGATGGTCGCAAAGTAGGCGCAACCCTAGACCGCAATGGTTTAAGACCTGCTCGTTATTGCATTACTAGAGATGACTACATCATCGTTGCTTCCGAAGCTGGGGTTGTGTCATTAGATGAAGCCAGCATCATCGAAAAAGGCAGACTTGGGCCAGGGCAAATGATTGCCGTCGATTTAGAAAGCAATGAAATCCTGAAAAACTGGGAGATCAAGCAGCGCATTGCGAAAAAACAACCCTATGGAGAATGGTTGCAGCAACATCGGCAAGAACTTAAAACTTTGGTCGATGGTCATTGGTCGTCAGTTAATGGTAACGGAGTCCACGCCAACAGACATCGAACAACCACCAATCAACAACCAACAACCAATATAGATAGACAAACCCTGCTGCGGCATCAAATTGCCTTTGGCTACACCACAGAAGATGTGGAAATGGTAATTCAGCCAATGGCCATAGATGGCAAAGAACCAACTTTCTGCATGGGTGATGATATTCCTTTAGCAGTTCTCTCAGAAAAACCCCACCTGCTGTACGACTACTTCAAGCAGCGTTTTGCCCAGGTGACAAATCCCGCTATTGACCCATTGCGGGAAAAATTGGTGATGTCGTTAAAAGTAGAACTAGGCGAACGGGGTAATTTACTAAACCCCAAACCAGAGTATGCGCGGCGGTTGAAACTAGAGTCACCAGTATTGACACAAACAGAACTCCAAGCAATTAAAAATTCTGAGTTTACGACAGCTGAGTTATCCACACTATTTACAATTGCCCAAGGCCCAGAAGAGTTAAAAGCCGCAGTCAAGTCTTTGCAAAGCAAAGCAACAGAGGCGGTGCGTGCTGGTGCGAAGATTTTAGTCCTCAGCGATCGCGCAGGCGAGGGCATTAGTTCAGAATACTCTTACATTCCTCCATTGTTGGCAGTGGGTGCAGTACACCATCACCTTATTGAGGAGGGACTGCGGATGAAAGCATCCCTGGTGGTTGATACGGCTCAATGCTGGAGTACTCATCATTTCGCTTGTTTAATTGGCTACGGCGCAGGTGCGGTTTGCCCGTACATGGCCCTAGAAACAGTGCGTGATTGGTGGGCAGATCCGAAAACACAGCAATTTATGGAGCGGGGTAAAATTGCTACCCTCACTCTTGAGCAAGCTATTGGTAACTATCGCCAAGCTGTAGAAAATGGTTTGCTGAAAATCCTCTCGAAAATGGGGATTTCTTTACTCTCTAGCTACCAAGCAGCCCAAATCTTTGAAGCGATTGGGATTGGTGGTGATCTACTGCAACTGGGTTTCAAGGGTACAACTTCCCGCATCGGTGGTTTGAGTGTAACTGACCTAGCCCAGGAAGTGTTGTCTTTCCACAGTAAGGCTTTCCCAGAACTGACAACCAAGAAGCTAGAAAACCTTGGTTTTGTTAATTATCGTCCTGGTGGCGAATATCACATGAATAGCCCCGAACTGGCGAAAGCATTACACAAGGCTGTTGATGGCAAAAACTACGACCACTACGAAGTTTATAAAAAGTATCTGCAACAAAGACCGTTAACTGCACTACGGGACTTGTTAGATTTCCAAAGCGATCGCGCTCCAATTGCGATAGAAGAAGTAGAACCAGTCAGCGAAATTGTCAAGCGCTTCTGTACAGGTGGTATGTCCTTAGGAGCATTATCACGGGAAGCCCACGAAACTTTAGCGATCGCCATGAATCGTATCGGTGGCAAATCTAATTCTGGGGAAGGCGGTGAAGATCCAGTCCGGTTCACAGTCTTGGATGATGTAGACGCTTCTGGTCATTCGCCTACCCTCGCTCACCTGAAAGGATTACGCAACGGTGATACCGCTTCCAGCGCCATTAAGCAAGTAGCATCGGGACGCTTTGGTGTCACACCAGAGTACCTGATGAGCGCTAAACAAATTGAAATTAAAATTGCCCAAGGTGCAAAACCAGGGGAAGGCGGACAACTACCAGGGAAAAAAGTCAGCCCCTACATTGCTATGCTGCGGCGCTCGAAGCCTGGTGTCACCCTGATTTCACCACCACCACACCATGATATTTATTCGATTGAAGACCTAGCACAGCTAATTTTTGATTTGCACCAAATCAACCCGAAAGCCCAAGTGTCGGTGAAACTAGTTGCAGAAATCGGCATCGGCACGATCGCAGCCGGTGTAGCGAAAGCCAACGCTGATATTATCCAGGTTTCCGGCCACGATGGTGGTACAGGCGCATCACCACTGAGTTCGATTAAACATGCTGGTTCACCGTGGGAACTCGGGTTAACAGAAGTGCATCGCGTCCTGATGGAGAATAGCTTGCGCGATCGCGTAATTCTGCGTGTAGACGGCGGGATCAAGAGTGGCTGGGATGTGATTATGGGTGCGTTGATGGGAGCAGAAGAATTCGGCTTCGGTTCCATCGCCATGATTGCCGAGGGCTGTATCATGGCCCGTATCTGTCATACCAATAATTGTCCTGTAGGTGTCGCTTCCCAGAGAGAAGAACTACGCAAGCGGTTTACGGGTATGCCAGAACACGTAGTTAATTTCTTCTACTTTATTGCCGAAGAAGTGCGAAGCTTGCTGGCAAGGCTTGGTTATCGTTCACTATTAGATCTAGTTGGACGTGCTGATTTGTTGAAAGCACGACAAGACGTGCATCTGAACAAAACCCAAGCATTGAACCTCGACTGCTTATTACAGTTACCGAGTAGCAAAACAGACCGTAGCTGGTTAGTGCATGAAGAAGTTCACAGCAATGGTGTGGTTTTGGATGATCAATTGCTTGCTGATCCTGAGATCCAAGCTGCGATTAGTAATCATACTGTTGTCACAAAAACAGTACCTGTTGTTAATACTGACAGAACTGTCGGTACACGTCTAGCAGGGGCGATCGCTTCTCAATACGGCGATGATGGCTTCCGTGGACAGATTCACCTCAACTTCCAAGGTAGTGTAGGACAAAGCTTTGGTGCTTTTAATCTACCCGGAATGATCCTCACCTTGGAAGGCGAAGCCAACGACTATGTAGGTAAGGGGATGAATGGCGGTGAAATTATTATTAAACCACCTGCGATCGCTAACTACGACTTATCACAAAACGTGATTATTGGCAATACCTGTCTCTACGGTGCTACTGGTGGGATGTTGTTTGCCAACGGTTTAGCTGGAGAACGCTTTGCTGTTCGCAACTCGAAAGGTACCGCTGTGATTGAGGGAGCAGGTGATCACTGCTGCGAGTACATGACCGGCGGGGTGGTTGTTGTCCTTGGCAAAGTCGGACGTAACGTAGGCGCTGGTATGACTGGCGGACTGGCTTACTTTTTGGATGAAGATGATAGCTTCCCAGAATTAGTCAACCGGGAAATTGTGACAATTCAGCGAGTCATGACAGCAGCTGGTGAAAAACAACTCAAAGAGTTGATCGCAGCTTATCTGCATCGCACCGAATCACCAAAGGCGAAGATGATTCTAGAAAACTGGCAAGAGTTCTTGCCTAAATTCTGGCAATTAGTTCCACCTTCTGAAGCTGATGGCCCAGAAGCGAATCCTCAACAAGAAAAGCAGTTGAGTCCAGTTTAA
- a CDS encoding polysaccharide deacetylase family protein, with amino-acid sequence MENNKSVVWSQGILISLIALCGSLSIGLIMPINQSTSEINTKHNIENKNDTEVKTGAQKRLKEFKFAMLASWQQQAKIKGISYIIPSRFQGTIINQAKLPPKDKVIALTFDDGPWPGYTVQVLNILRENNIKATFFVVGQNLKNYPNLGKQIVAEGHVIGNHTWHHWYHFFNPQAAAFEIDNTSELISRITGAKTTLFRPPGGILHNGLVSYAKSSKYTVIMWSVDSVDYSRPSAPILTSRVLKTSKPGSIVLMHDGGGNRSHTVAALPQIISKLRQQGYRFVTIPELLELQDKNYKLIANTKK; translated from the coding sequence GTGGAAAACAATAAGTCTGTTGTCTGGTCGCAAGGAATACTAATTTCGCTGATTGCACTGTGCGGCAGCTTGAGTATTGGTTTGATTATGCCTATTAATCAGAGTACCTCTGAAATTAATACTAAACATAATATAGAAAATAAAAATGACACAGAAGTCAAAACAGGGGCTCAAAAACGTCTCAAAGAATTTAAATTTGCAATGTTAGCAAGTTGGCAACAACAGGCAAAAATCAAGGGGATTTCTTATATCATCCCATCGCGTTTTCAAGGGACAATAATTAATCAGGCAAAACTTCCTCCTAAAGATAAAGTCATCGCTCTTACCTTTGATGATGGTCCTTGGCCTGGCTACACTGTACAAGTCCTAAATATATTAAGAGAAAATAATATTAAAGCTACATTCTTTGTTGTTGGACAGAACCTAAAGAATTATCCTAACTTGGGCAAACAAATTGTGGCAGAAGGTCACGTCATTGGTAACCACACTTGGCATCACTGGTATCACTTTTTTAATCCACAAGCAGCAGCTTTTGAAATTGACAATACATCCGAATTAATATCTCGAATTACAGGTGCGAAAACAACTTTGTTTCGACCTCCTGGTGGGATATTACACAATGGTTTAGTTAGTTATGCGAAAAGCAGTAAATATACAGTAATAATGTGGTCGGTTGATTCAGTAGATTACAGTCGTCCAAGTGCCCCTATTTTAACGAGTCGAGTTCTCAAAACTTCTAAACCTGGTAGTATTGTGTTAATGCATGATGGCGGCGGCAATCGTTCTCATACTGTAGCAGCTTTACCACAAATTATTAGTAAATTAAGACAACAAGGCTATCGTTTTGTCACTATTCCAGAATTATTAGAATTACAAGATAAGAACTATAAGTTGATTGCAAATACAAAGAAATAG
- a CDS encoding mannosyltransferase family protein: MAQVQIFIKKSIWESDFLFPGAIWLVSRLFIWIAMLLIAPNLPKPVEGVLPSFGLGVFDAWDSVHYRSIATSGYEFVNDGGQHNIAFFPLFPLMVRGVMNLGLSFEVAGLLVNNITFLAALYCIYFWVAEHHGTNRARWTTTVLAWCPLSLFGTVIYTEGLYLFLSAAALRAFDRQQYRWTAFWGAMATATRPTGMALIPALLLAAWRERRPRIAYLAAAATAIGLLLFSLYCAIDFGDAIAFINAQKGWRPSLGFDGQGWSNMLLEITLGKSDGQHNWMQKLLHPLLFSVIVSSGYLLWREQQKLSSVIKIYSFYTVVTISLTLADDRYINNLLNAVMVLGSAYLLWRLRKELTSVTVFYGFCGITLLLVSGGTISLSRLAYGIVSLSIALGVFLERYPRQGYLIIGWFSVLLARIAIGFAQNHWVG, translated from the coding sequence ATGGCTCAAGTTCAGATATTTATCAAAAAAAGTATATGGGAAAGTGATTTCCTGTTTCCAGGAGCAATTTGGTTAGTCAGCCGATTGTTTATTTGGATTGCTATGTTGCTTATTGCACCAAACCTACCAAAACCTGTTGAGGGAGTATTACCCAGTTTTGGTTTGGGAGTATTTGATGCTTGGGATAGCGTACATTATCGTAGCATTGCCACTTCTGGATATGAATTTGTTAATGACGGAGGTCAACATAACATTGCTTTTTTCCCATTGTTTCCCCTCATGGTTCGTGGTGTTATGAATTTGGGCTTGTCATTTGAAGTAGCAGGGTTACTAGTGAATAACATCACCTTTTTAGCAGCCCTTTACTGCATATACTTTTGGGTTGCAGAACATCATGGAACAAACAGGGCTAGATGGACAACTACTGTATTAGCTTGGTGTCCTCTCTCGTTATTTGGCACAGTAATTTATACCGAAGGGCTATATCTGTTTTTAAGTGCAGCAGCTTTGCGTGCCTTTGATCGTCAGCAATATCGCTGGACTGCCTTTTGGGGTGCAATGGCAACAGCAACACGCCCTACAGGTATGGCATTAATCCCAGCCCTTTTACTTGCAGCTTGGAGAGAACGTCGTCCAAGGATCGCCTACCTCGCTGCTGCCGCTACAGCTATAGGCCTGCTTCTGTTCAGTCTGTATTGTGCAATTGATTTTGGTGATGCGATCGCTTTTATCAATGCCCAAAAAGGATGGCGCCCTTCTTTGGGATTTGATGGGCAAGGTTGGTCGAATATGCTGTTAGAGATCACATTAGGTAAATCAGATGGACAGCACAACTGGATGCAGAAATTATTACATCCATTGTTGTTTAGCGTTATAGTTAGCAGTGGTTATCTGTTGTGGCGCGAGCAACAAAAGTTGAGTTCTGTCATCAAGATTTACAGCTTTTATACTGTGGTAACAATTTCTCTCACACTAGCTGATGACCGATATATTAATAACCTACTAAACGCAGTCATGGTTTTGGGAAGTGCTTACCTTTTATGGCGCCTACGTAAAGAATTAACCTCGGTTACTGTTTTTTACGGTTTTTGTGGTATTACTTTATTACTAGTCTCTGGCGGTACGATATCCCTGAGCCGTCTAGCTTACGGTATTGTATCCTTGAGTATAGCTCTGGGTGTCTTTTTGGAGCGCTATCCTCGGCAAGGATACCTAATTATAGGCTGGTTTTCTGTTTTGCTGGCCAGAATTGCGATTGGCTTTGCTCAAAACCATTGGGTAGGTTAA
- a CDS encoding ArnT family glycosyltransferase: protein MPKLKNIVLQLFLILLFISLVIAMRFEPMTQTFQFDYDEGFNLMKAVLYSKGFSLYSQIWNDQPPLFTVILSKWLNLFDHSIFAARLLTLLFSAILIWCFYQIVFFELGHLAAIVATFFLFTSWLYIRLSISVMIGIPSLALAMLAIYCLYRYKQTYYQFYLILSGGCLALSLQIKLFTVFLIPLILLQLLAFHSKIKEIKTNRLFLLKSISLWLISLGLIYSLIGVFYQQFWNQEQLLLTHLKQPPDPKVENFNNLQYLNYMSHQDYDYIFIAGIGIWAIIFQKKKNGLLPLTWLFTATLILLKHQPLWYHYYPLLAIPICWLAAYGVTLLYNLFSQNLQKNFSIINIKKIVLPASLVVILIGLIIITHPNPRGSVPKNLKLMQMVMKYKNLTHWVFTDNPMYAFYNDLIVPPEIAVMSYKRINSRDLTFREMLAILNKYHPEQIILTRWTTQIKSDKNLMDYINNHYSMTYTNSTKTEEHYVLK, encoded by the coding sequence ATGCCCAAATTAAAAAATATTGTATTGCAGCTATTTCTAATATTACTTTTTATAAGTTTAGTCATTGCCATGAGATTTGAGCCAATGACACAAACTTTTCAATTTGACTATGATGAAGGCTTTAATTTAATGAAAGCCGTCCTTTACTCCAAAGGCTTTTCTCTTTATAGTCAAATTTGGAATGATCAACCACCTCTTTTTACAGTAATTTTATCAAAATGGCTAAATTTATTTGATCATTCTATCTTTGCTGCACGTTTACTCACGCTTTTATTTTCAGCGATCTTAATCTGGTGTTTTTATCAAATAGTCTTTTTTGAATTAGGTCATTTAGCAGCTATAGTAGCAACATTTTTCTTATTTACTTCTTGGTTATATATTCGTCTAAGTATTTCTGTAATGATTGGCATTCCATCATTAGCTTTGGCAATGCTAGCTATTTATTGCTTATACAGATATAAACAAACTTACTATCAATTTTATTTAATTTTATCTGGTGGATGTTTGGCATTATCTTTACAAATAAAACTATTTACTGTATTTTTAATTCCTTTAATATTATTGCAGTTATTAGCTTTTCATAGCAAAATCAAGGAAATTAAAACCAATCGATTATTCTTATTAAAATCTATATCTTTATGGTTAATTTCTCTAGGGTTAATTTATAGCTTGATTGGAGTCTTCTATCAGCAATTCTGGAATCAAGAACAATTACTTCTTACCCACCTCAAACAACCACCAGATCCCAAAGTAGAAAATTTTAATAATCTGCAATATCTTAACTACATGAGCCATCAAGATTATGATTATATATTTATCGCTGGCATTGGCATCTGGGCAATTATTTTCCAAAAAAAGAAGAATGGATTATTACCGTTGACTTGGCTATTTACTGCTACATTAATTTTACTGAAACATCAACCTCTTTGGTATCACTATTATCCCTTACTTGCTATTCCTATATGTTGGCTTGCTGCTTATGGGGTAACTTTATTATATAATTTATTCTCTCAAAATCTACAGAAAAATTTTTCGATAATCAATATAAAAAAAATTGTTTTACCTGCTTCTTTAGTTGTCATACTTATTGGCTTAATAATTATCACTCACCCTAATCCTCGTGGTAGTGTACCCAAAAATTTAAAGTTAATGCAAATGGTTATGAAATACAAAAATTTGACTCATTGGGTATTTACAGACAATCCTATGTATGCTTTTTACAATGATTTGATTGTCCCACCTGAAATTGCTGTTATGTCCTATAAAAGAATAAACTCTAGAGATTTGACGTTTAGAGAAATGCTTGCCATATTAAACAAATATCATCCAGAACAAATTATCTTAACCAGATGGACTACTCAAATTAAAAGTGATAAAAATCTTATGGACTATATCAATAATCATTATTCTATGACTTACACAAACTCAACAAAAACCGAAGAACACTACGTTTTAAAATAA
- a CDS encoding DUF2079 domain-containing protein — protein MKKQLFQLGIIGWMTGISALVLFACSSIRHTLYQSGVLDLGIYDQVVYLISQGQPPVSSFLGFHHMGNHAAWAVYPLALLYKIYPSAYWLLAVQAVSLALGAVPTYYLALQAGLKESQAVAMAAVYLLYPLIFNVNLFEFHPEVMAIPIFLGVVLAARLGKIVWFCLGTIFILGCKAVLSLTVTAMGFWLLVFERRRFYGIFALIAGVSWFLIASQVIIPFFSNSEVAAVSRYSYLGDSVIAIASNLLLKPNIILERIFSLKTLEYLALLVAPLIWGFTPKKLTPLVSAIPALVLNILSDKPTQRDLIHQYSLPILPFLIVAVIASLAADKGWLRTRRAIILWALLAFMILGKYGYFWSRYLRTVDNWQATTEAIAQVQTKGAVLTTHSIAPHLSHRPMIQFVDDISGPPFSFTPFDYILLNVRHPDGTRNPEFAANLVNQLKNNQLFQLVYQRDDVYLFVKLSQ, from the coding sequence GTGAAAAAACAACTTTTTCAGCTTGGCATTATCGGTTGGATGACTGGGATTAGTGCCTTAGTGTTATTTGCGTGCAGCAGCATTAGGCATACACTGTATCAGTCAGGAGTTCTGGATCTGGGAATTTACGATCAGGTTGTTTACCTAATCAGCCAAGGACAGCCGCCTGTTTCCTCTTTTTTGGGCTTTCATCATATGGGGAACCATGCAGCTTGGGCAGTCTATCCATTGGCTTTACTCTATAAAATTTATCCTAGTGCCTACTGGTTGTTAGCTGTACAAGCTGTTTCTTTGGCTTTGGGTGCTGTACCAACTTATTATCTTGCCCTACAAGCAGGATTGAAGGAAAGCCAAGCAGTGGCAATGGCAGCAGTTTATCTGCTGTATCCATTGATTTTTAATGTCAATCTCTTTGAATTTCACCCGGAAGTGATGGCAATTCCTATATTTCTAGGGGTTGTTTTGGCAGCACGGTTAGGTAAGATAGTGTGGTTTTGCCTTGGCACTATTTTTATTTTGGGTTGTAAAGCCGTGTTATCGCTGACGGTAACAGCAATGGGTTTTTGGTTGTTGGTGTTTGAACGTCGGCGTTTTTACGGTATATTCGCCCTGATTGCTGGCGTTAGTTGGTTTTTAATTGCTAGCCAAGTGATCATTCCTTTTTTTAGTAATAGTGAGGTAGCAGCAGTCTCACGTTACAGCTATTTAGGTGATTCTGTGATCGCAATTGCTAGCAATCTTCTGCTGAAGCCAAATATTATTTTAGAGAGGATATTTTCACTCAAGACGCTGGAATATTTAGCATTATTAGTTGCACCTTTAATTTGGGGATTTACACCTAAAAAATTAACTCCTTTGGTAAGTGCAATTCCAGCATTAGTTTTGAATATTCTTTCCGACAAGCCAACCCAACGCGACTTAATTCATCAATATTCTTTGCCTATCCTGCCTTTTTTAATAGTGGCTGTAATTGCCAGTCTTGCTGCTGATAAAGGATGGTTGCGTACCAGAAGGGCAATAATTTTGTGGGCATTATTGGCTTTTATGATATTAGGAAAATACGGCTATTTTTGGTCACGATATCTTAGAACAGTTGATAATTGGCAAGCAACAACCGAAGCGATCGCTCAAGTTCAGACAAAAGGTGCTGTTCTCACTACCCACAGCATCGCCCCACATTTAAGTCACCGTCCGATGATTCAATTTGTGGATGATATTAGCGGTCCGCCCTTCAGCTTCACTCCATTTGATTATATATTGCTAAACGTGCGTCACCCAGACGGTACTCGTAACCCAGAGTTTGCTGCAAATTTAGTCAATCAATTGAAAAATAATCAATTATTTCAACTGGTTTACCAACGCGACGACGTTTATTTATTTGTGAAGCTGTCTCAATAA